The Impatiens glandulifera chromosome 8, dImpGla2.1, whole genome shotgun sequence genome includes a window with the following:
- the LOC124913200 gene encoding uncharacterized protein LOC124913200, producing MQVDDMWYVITDGPMKIQTISTATTSTDDTPKMKEKSRYEWTSEDMRKANLDNVAKDILYKTLDKNMFSKIKSCSPVKEIWEKLTQLCEGNDQTEENKLMVATQKFNNIKMCSIETMTEFDERFSIIVIELSTLGTTCSNREVVIKVMRVLPKEWDIKTMAMRKSKDLNKLELHDLFADLKA from the coding sequence ATGCAAGTTGACGATATGTGGTACGTCATCACTGATGGTCCAATGAAGATCCAGACGATTAGCACAGCCACAACCTCAACTGATGATACTCCTAAAATGAAGGAGAAGTCAAGATATGAGTGGACTTCAGAAGATATGAGGAAGGCCAACCTCGACAATGTGGCCAAAGATATTCTCTATAAGACGCtggacaaaaatatgtttagcaAGATTAAGTCATGCTCACCTgtcaaagaaatttgggagaaactAACTCAACTTTGTGAAGGCAACGACCAAACCGAAGAAAATAAGTTGATGGTTGCCACACAAAAGTTTAATAACATCAAGATGTGTTCTATAGAGACAATGACTGAATTCGATGAACGATTCAGCATCATAGTCATTGAACTCTCCACTTTGGGGACAACATGCAGCAACAGAGAGGTTGTTATTAAAGTTATGAGAGTTCTTCCCAAAGAATGGGACATTAAGACAATGGCGATGAGGaaatccaaagatctcaacaagctTGAGTTGCACGACTTGTTCGCTGATCTGAAAGCCTaa